The following is a genomic window from Methylomarinum vadi.
CGGAGAACACTTTTACGATATGGGCGACCCCCTCGGCGAAGCCTTCGATCAGGCCGACGGTGATAGCGCTGGCACCGAGTGTCGTGACCAAAAATACGGGCAACAGGCTATGGATCAGTTCCGAGGATAAATCCATGAACAGACTGACAAAGCCCAGAGCCCAGATCGTTCGGGGTATCGCTGTATGCGGACTTTTTTGTCGGAACGATGATGTCATCATTAAGGATAAAAGTTTGGCCGTTTAGCGGATTCGTTTTTTATCGGCACTGGCGCGATGCGCCGATCTCATGGTCTGCCTATGGTCATAACCGTGTTTTTCGCCGGCAGACAATTAGGCAATAAGGCGATGCATGCTTTCCAGCTCGTCTCCCGTCAGATTTATGTCGAAACTATTAAGGTCTTCCCGCATATGCCGCTCAGAGCAAGTGCCCGTCAACGGGACGATGCCGATTTGACCGAGAAAACCAAAGAAAATCTGCTCCGGCGTTTTGCGATGGCGGCGGGCCAGCCTGAAAACGGTTTCGCTGGACAGAATATGGGGATTGGCCGTCAGCGTCCAGAAGCTTTGATAGACGATGTCATGCTGACGGCACCATTGTCTTAATGCCGCGTCATAGCCGGAATCCCGATAAAAACGGTTTTGTACGATGGTCGGTTTCACCTCGGCATCGGCATAGAGGCGTTTCAGTCGAGCCAGGTCGTAACAGTTGCTGATGCCCAATTGGCGCGCGCCGCCGCTTGTGTGGATTTGCTCCAAGGCCCGCCAAACCGTCAGTAAATCGCAATAAGGGGAGAGCGGCGAATGCAGCAGCAGGGAATCGACGTAATCGGTTTGCAGGTTTTGTTGCGATGTCTTAAACGATTGCGCAACCTGGCTTTGCAGCGGCGCGTGTTGATCGTAGGGAACCCGGTTGGGATCGTGCCCGGGTAAAGGGGTGAACTTGGTTTGCAGGAATAAATCTTTCCGCCCGATGCCCTGAGTCTGCAAGCGTTGCAAGGCGGTTCCGACCAACGGCTCTTGGTAATGCCTGGGTTGGCAGGCGGTATCGATGCCCCTGAAGCCGGCCTGCACTGCCGTCACCACCAAGTCTTCGGTGCGTTCCTGTTTCCAAGCCGTGCCGTATATTATTCGCGGCATAGCGATGCGGGTTGGGTTTCG
Proteins encoded in this region:
- a CDS encoding aldo/keto reductase family protein, with protein sequence MPRIIYGTAWKQERTEDLVVTAVQAGFRGIDTACQPRHYQEPLVGTALQRLQTQGIGRKDLFLQTKFTPLPGHDPNRVPYDQHAPLQSQVAQSFKTSQQNLQTDYVDSLLLHSPLSPYCDLLTVWRALEQIHTSGGARQLGISNCYDLARLKRLYADAEVKPTIVQNRFYRDSGYDAALRQWCRQHDIVYQSFWTLTANPHILSSETVFRLARRHRKTPEQIFFGFLGQIGIVPLTGTCSERHMREDLNSFDINLTGDELESMHRLIA